From one Sphaeramia orbicularis chromosome 9, fSphaOr1.1, whole genome shotgun sequence genomic stretch:
- the angptl2b gene encoding angiopoietin-related protein 2b encodes MEPRPLVLLGLLLAYGLASGIQQTQGSPSDSGHGSDRTQEFDSSDDGLEREFLYAGRSKRAPADQQQDKCSYTFIVPQQKVTGAICVNSKEPEAMLENRVNKQELELLNVELQKQKRQIETLQQLVEVDGGIVNEVKLLRKESRNMNSRVTQLYMQLLHEIIRKRDNALELAQMENKILNQTSEMQQLTSRYKDLEHKYQHLASLATNQSALIALLEEQCQSRPPPRQVPVPQPRPQPPPPSPPLNKPYQPPSPPRINNQITNEIQSDQKSPPLLPMPTGTHSPSTTDKPSGPFKDCLQALEDGHTTSGMYLVKPENANRLMQVWCDQRHDPGGWTVIQRRVDGSVNFFRNWETYKQGFGNIDGEYWLGLENIHWLTNQGNYKLLVTLEDWSGRKVFAEYASFRLEPEADFYKLRVGRYHGNAGDSLTWHNGKQFTTLDRDHDAYTGNCAHYQKGGWWYNSCAHSNLNGVWYRGGHYRSRYQDGVYWAEFRGGAYSLKKVVMMIRPNPNTFH; translated from the exons ATGGAGCCCCGTCCATTGGTCCTGCTGGGGCTCCTGCTAGCATACGGACTAGCCAGTGGCATCCAGCAGACTCAAGGGAGTCCATCTGACAGTGGCCATGGCAGTGACAGGACACAAGAATTTGACAGTAGTGATGATGGTCTAGAAAGAGAGTTTCTCTATGCTGGGAGGAGTAAACGTGCTCCAGCTGACCAGCAGCAGGACAAATGCTCCTACACTTTCATAGTGCCTCAACAGAAAGTGACCGGAGCCATCTGTGTCAACTCAAAGGAGCCGGAGGCCATGCTGGAGAATCGGGTCAACAAACAGGAGCTGGAACTGCTGAATGTGGAGCTACAGAAACAAAAGAGGCAGATTGAGACCCTGCAGCAATTGGTAGAGGTGGATGGAGGTATCGTCAATGAGGTCAAGCTTCTAAGGAAAGAGAGCCGCAACATGAACTCCAGAGTCACCCAGCTGTACATGCAGCTGCTCCATGAGATCATCAGGAAGAGAGACAATGCTCTAGAGTTAGCTCAGATGGAGAACAAGATTCTCAACCAAACCTCTGAGATGCAACAGCTCACCAGTCGATACAAAGACCTTGAGCATAAGTACCAGCACCTGGCTTCTTTGGCCACAAACCAGTCAGCTCTTATCGCCCTGTTGGAGGAGCAGTGCCAGAGTCGCCCTCCCCCTCGTCAAGTACCAGTCCCCCAACCGCGACCTCAGCCACCTCCACCATCACCGCCTCTGAATAAGCCTTATCAGCCACCCAGCCCTCCACGTATCAACAACCAAATCACCAACGAGATCCAAAGCGACCAAAAGTCGCCTCCTCTCCTTCCAATGCCTACTGGCACACACAGCCCTTCCACCACTGATAAGCCCTCCG GTCCATTTAAGGACTGTTTGCAGGCTCTGGAGGATGGCCATACTACCAGCGGCATGTATCTGGTGAAGCCGGAGAACGCGAACCGGCTCATGCAGGTGTGGTGTGACCAGAGACACGACCCAGGCGGCTGGACTGTGATCCAGAGGAGAGTGGATGGCTCTGTCAACTTTTTCAGGAACTGGGAGACATACAAG CAAGGCTTTGGCAACATTGATGGAGAATACTGGCTAGGTTTGGAGAACATCCACTGGCTCACGAACCAGGGCAACTACAAACTTCTAGTCACATTGGAGGACTGGTCTGGGAGGAAGGTGTTTGCAGAGTACGCCAGCTTCAGACTGGAGCCCGAGGCCGACTTCTACAAGCTACGGGTAGgccgttaccatggcaacgcagGCGACTCCCTCACCTGGCATAACGGCAAACAGTTCACAACACTGGACAGAGATCATGATGCATATACAG GAAACTGTGCGCACTATCAGAAAGGAGGCTGGTGGTACAACTCCTGTGCCCATTCTAACCTGAACGGCGTTTGGTACAGAGGAGGACACTACCGCAGCCGCTACCAGGATGGAGTTTACTGGGCTGAATTCAGAGGTGGAGCCTATTCACTGAAGAAAGTAGTCATGATGATCCGTCCCAATCCAAACaccttccattaa